In a single window of the Aminomonas paucivorans DSM 12260 genome:
- a CDS encoding NAD(P)-dependent oxidoreductase, with the protein MDGAPLKGCKVGFAGIGVMGASMARHLQRAGADLVLHNRSDNPRLTELVAAGGRRAASPRELAEECDVVFTMLGFPSDVEEVYLGADGLLSSARAGAVLVDCTTSSPALAERIHRAAAERGVEALDAPVTGGDVGAREGTLSILVGGGAEPYERVLPFLQRMGKLVVRHGEAGSGQRAKLVNQILVAASMLGVCEAFGFALRLGLDPQKLFESLAGGAAGSWSLNHLAPRMLQGDFAPGFYVKHFIKDLRLALEEAKGLGMETPVVDAALRVYGILADQGKGNLGTQALWTLYAPTR; encoded by the coding sequence GTGGATGGTGCGCCTTTGAAGGGCTGTAAGGTCGGTTTCGCAGGCATCGGGGTCATGGGGGCTAGCATGGCTAGGCATCTGCAGAGGGCCGGAGCGGATCTGGTGCTCCACAACCGCAGCGACAACCCCCGACTGACGGAGCTGGTGGCCGCAGGAGGACGGAGGGCTGCATCCCCGCGGGAGCTGGCGGAGGAGTGCGACGTGGTATTCACCATGCTGGGGTTTCCCTCGGATGTGGAGGAGGTCTACCTGGGGGCGGACGGGCTGCTCTCCTCGGCCCGGGCCGGCGCTGTCCTGGTGGATTGCACCACGTCTAGCCCCGCCCTGGCGGAGAGGATCCACCGGGCGGCGGCGGAGCGGGGTGTGGAGGCTCTGGATGCCCCTGTCACGGGGGGAGACGTGGGGGCTCGAGAGGGGACCCTCTCCATCCTTGTAGGGGGAGGCGCGGAACCCTATGAGCGGGTTCTCCCCTTCCTGCAGCGCATGGGGAAGCTCGTGGTGCGGCACGGCGAAGCCGGATCGGGACAGAGGGCCAAGCTGGTGAACCAGATCCTGGTGGCTGCCTCCATGTTGGGGGTGTGCGAAGCCTTCGGTTTTGCCCTGAGATTGGGGCTGGACCCCCAGAAGCTCTTCGAGAGCCTGGCGGGGGGCGCCGCAGGCAGCTGGTCCTTGAACCACTTGGCCCCGAGGATGCTCCAGGGGGATTTTGCCCCGGGATTTTACGTGAAGCACTTCATCAAGGATCTTCGCCTTGCCCTGGAAGAGGCGAAAGGGCTGGGCATGGAGACCCCCGTGGTGGATGCGGCCCTTCGGGTCTACGGGATCCTGGCGGATCAGGGGAAGGGTAACCTGGGGACGCAGGCGCTCTGGACGCTTTACGCGCCCACTCGCTGA